The following proteins are encoded in a genomic region of Fundidesulfovibrio putealis DSM 16056:
- the hyi gene encoding hydroxypyruvate isomerase produces the protein MPKFSANLSMLFTELPFLERFAAARSAGFSAVEYLFPYEYPPAQLADLLAENGLTQVLFNLPAGNWGAGDRGIAVDPARTEEFRDGVAKAVAYAKALGVPRLNCLAGKAAPGASEALMRRTLVDNLRHAADVLAGEGLSLLVEFINRKDIPGFFLHGTNQTLALLDEVDRSNAYLQYDMYHAQREEGELAATLRAHLPRIGHIQVADNPGRHQPGTGEINYPFLFAEMDRLGYQGHVGLEYVPAPDTVASLGFIKEFGYSL, from the coding sequence GTGCCGAAGTTTTCCGCCAACCTGTCCATGCTGTTCACGGAGCTGCCGTTCCTGGAGCGCTTCGCCGCCGCCCGCTCCGCCGGGTTTTCGGCGGTGGAGTACCTCTTCCCCTACGAATACCCCCCGGCCCAGCTGGCCGACCTGCTGGCCGAAAACGGCCTGACCCAGGTGCTCTTCAACCTGCCTGCCGGGAACTGGGGCGCCGGCGACCGGGGCATCGCCGTGGACCCGGCCCGCACCGAGGAGTTCCGCGACGGCGTGGCCAAGGCCGTCGCCTACGCCAAGGCGCTTGGCGTGCCACGCCTGAACTGCCTGGCCGGAAAGGCCGCGCCCGGAGCCAGTGAAGCGCTCATGCGGCGCACCCTGGTCGACAATCTGCGCCACGCCGCCGACGTGCTGGCTGGCGAAGGGCTCTCGCTCCTGGTGGAGTTCATCAACCGCAAGGACATCCCGGGCTTCTTCCTGCACGGCACAAACCAGACCCTGGCCCTGCTGGATGAAGTGGACAGATCGAACGCCTATTTGCAATACGATATGTATCACGCACAGCGGGAAGAAGGCGAACTGGCCGCCACCCTGCGCGCCCACCTGCCCCGGATCGGCCACATCCAGGTGGCGGACAATCCGGGCCGCCATCAGCCCGGCACCGGCGAGATCAACTACCCATTCCTGTTCGCGGAGATGGACCGCCTGGGCTACCAGGGGCACGTGGGCCTGGAGTACGTGCCCGCGCCGGACACCGTGGCCTCGCTCGGGTTCATCAAGGAATTCGGATACTCGCTCTAA